A genomic region of Choristoneura fumiferana chromosome 15, NRCan_CFum_1, whole genome shotgun sequence contains the following coding sequences:
- the LOC141435618 gene encoding uncharacterized protein, translating to MRVSYFVLVVAYIVIDLGCVFTCIFDINNNLEKEHFAVCRVGQKYARNCIQCECVKKDRVICTKVCGKLSRKETKLCFRPKLEKLMTQKLSINNVVENGYEELADLAKDCKQGDRVEAKCQCCYCECITPGIVKCKQLIGCDDKYRFQNRTTISNLNNDSFE from the exons ATGCGGGTATCATACTTTGTTCTCGTG GTGGCTTATATAGTCATCGATTTAGGTTGTGTTTTTACATGCATATTTGatattaacaataatttagaaaaag aaCATTTTGCAGTGTGTAGAGTGGGACAAAAATATGCAAGAAATTGTATTCAATGCGAATGCGTGAAGAAGGACAGAGTAATATGCACCAAGGTTTGCGGCAAACTATCTCGTAAAGAAACAAAGCTATGTTTCCGTCCAAAGTTAGAAAAACTAATGACGCAAAAACTGTCGATTAATAATGTAGTTGAGAATGGTTACGAAGAACTGGCTG ATTTAGCAAAAGATTGCAAACAGGGTGATAGAGTTGAAGCAAAATGCCAATGTTGCTATTGTGAGTGTATTACCCCCGGCATAGTGAAATGCAAGCAGCTGATAGGATGCGATGATAAATATAGATTTCAAAATAGGACCACAATCAGTAATCTAAATAATGATTCTTTTGAGTAA
- the LOC141435619 gene encoding uncharacterized protein: MHLFNLACIAATFIITFCYVSADYNQEFYKQMRVKAKNCVEGTAIEVSNMCYACICVSAGVIKCDPSQCPVGPQANEEGGNDANEDALESEDPEQAVEEEDPEQEPAAQADEPDDKSSVYKQLRDDATGCTPGEKRSICGGLLNCMCVAPRVLSCTGRCF, from the exons ATGCATCTCTTCAACTTGGCATGCATC GCAGCGACTTTCATTATCACATTTTGTTATGTCAGTGCTGATTATAATCAGGAATTCTATAAACAGATGCGAG TAAAGGCTAAAAACTGCGTGGAAGGGACAGCTATAGAGGTCAGCAATATGTGTTATGCGTGCATATGCGTTAGCGCTGGGGTTATAAAGTGCGATCCGTCGCAATGCCCTGTCGGCCCGCAAGCAAATGAAGAAGGCGGAAATGATGCAAACGAAGATGCACTAGAATCTGAGGACCCTGAACAGGCAGTTGAAGAAGAGGACCCAGAGCAAGAACCGGCTGCGCAGGCTGATGAACCAGACGATAAAAGCAGCGTCTATAAACAACTACGAG ATGATGCAACCGGCTGCACGCCTGGAGAGAAAAGATCAATATGCGGCGGATTGCTTAACTGCATGTGTGTAGCGCCGCGAGTGCTGAGTTGCACAGGTCGCTGCTTTTAG